A single genomic interval of Bacillus sp. es.036 harbors:
- a CDS encoding efflux RND transporter permease subunit encodes MLKWILQRSKLFIIFILLFVIVGVFTFIQLPQREIPETTVNIGTISTVYPGATVDTVERSITNPIESSLSSIDGIAEVTSSSAAGFSNIVVEVAEGESKKEVFGDVRQAVSDASTSFPEEAFEPDVNESTAKMPIVSYHLTSDNRDNLFSLQEELNRWKDEVEELSGVSGVTIKGLPEEQILIELKQDELKDSGLNVTDVQSAINNEYYPTPLGKQEMDDKVVQLSVENYDSLDEMEELFVGKNPDGDAVYLKDIATVEVSPKELEDIITFEGKPSVSFTAYVKSGEDIPTVDERVSDKVDELSEGLPSNVELEPYYSQASIVTDIFDGLFLSLAISVLAVIVATSLGLSGSGALVVALAVPISVLMGFIPLPFADVDLNQISVIGLIIALGIIVDDSIVINDNIQRRYKLGDKGMMGAVNGVKEIWVSIVTSSLAIVFTFLPLIFLSGGNGAFIRALPTVLITTIIASTLVALIFVPILRYFLSKRSKKPMSDAPGLLGKPLNKLADVYADKLLKNFSKKPILVSILGLVLTTAIFGLVVLTPFEFFPAADKEEVTVDITLPIGTPIEETHDTLQEIEDRLKTDDGVYETSVFTGTGTPGLFNSSLTSTGENTGQIVARVDRENQTTQGLIDDWTDKLRNEYPDAEIFMETIQQGPPAGAPVTVTVSGPEIDKLIELRDNLKNEIEGLETDLVVDDVGDFEPSVEYVPDRDALEENGITVNQVSQQIRLATAGIPLKAFDNGVVKRDMNIVLEGSEDEVDLSNLELPAASASSGGPPELISLDELVTTKESEQIQKIPHIDGERSITLRAFPKDEENYKENVTEIVEDQRDQLDDADYSMTLGGENEAQNDFFAEITVLFIIVLFLVYLLIALQFNSLSLPFLVLVAVYLAIAGAILGLFVTQTPISFLGVMGMVSLTGIVVRNSVVLIEFIEQAIKKGMDVKEAVIESGRVRLRPIILTAITSIVALIPVAVSGDALFTPLAVTIISGILFSAVLTLIMVPMLYLVFYRFRRKKPAQEEM; translated from the coding sequence ATGCTGAAATGGATTTTACAACGCTCCAAGCTTTTCATTATCTTCATCCTATTATTTGTCATTGTTGGAGTGTTTACATTTATTCAACTTCCACAACGTGAAATTCCAGAAACAACGGTGAATATCGGAACGATTAGCACGGTTTATCCTGGTGCCACGGTAGATACGGTTGAACGATCAATAACGAACCCAATCGAGTCATCACTTAGTTCGATCGATGGGATTGCAGAGGTCACATCATCTTCTGCAGCTGGCTTTTCAAACATTGTGGTTGAAGTCGCAGAAGGCGAAAGTAAAAAAGAAGTATTTGGTGACGTTCGCCAGGCCGTTTCCGATGCCTCTACTTCTTTCCCAGAAGAAGCTTTCGAACCGGATGTGAATGAATCGACGGCGAAAATGCCGATTGTTTCCTATCATCTGACAAGTGATAATCGCGACAATCTCTTCTCCCTACAGGAAGAGTTAAACCGCTGGAAAGATGAAGTAGAAGAATTATCAGGCGTTTCCGGCGTAACAATCAAAGGACTGCCTGAAGAACAAATTTTAATTGAATTAAAGCAAGATGAACTAAAGGATTCTGGGCTGAACGTAACCGACGTTCAAAGTGCGATTAACAATGAGTACTACCCAACGCCTTTAGGAAAACAGGAAATGGATGATAAAGTCGTTCAGCTTTCTGTCGAAAATTATGACTCTCTTGACGAGATGGAAGAGCTGTTTGTTGGTAAAAACCCTGATGGCGACGCGGTTTACTTAAAAGATATCGCGACAGTCGAAGTGAGTCCAAAAGAACTTGAAGATATCATCACATTTGAAGGGAAGCCTTCCGTATCCTTCACGGCTTATGTTAAATCAGGTGAGGACATTCCTACTGTTGATGAGCGTGTAAGTGATAAGGTGGATGAATTATCAGAAGGTCTCCCTTCTAACGTTGAACTTGAGCCTTATTACTCACAAGCCTCGATCGTAACGGATATTTTTGATGGCTTGTTCTTATCACTAGCGATTTCTGTTCTAGCCGTTATTGTAGCAACGTCCCTTGGACTTTCTGGATCTGGTGCACTTGTTGTTGCACTAGCAGTTCCAATTTCTGTCCTTATGGGCTTTATCCCTCTGCCGTTCGCTGATGTGGACCTTAACCAGATTTCCGTAATCGGGTTAATCATCGCACTCGGGATTATCGTCGATGACTCTATCGTAATTAACGATAACATCCAGCGAAGATACAAACTGGGCGACAAAGGCATGATGGGAGCTGTCAATGGCGTTAAAGAGATTTGGGTTTCGATCGTCACCTCTTCTCTTGCGATTGTATTTACATTCCTGCCGCTCATTTTCCTTTCAGGCGGAAACGGTGCCTTTATTCGCGCCTTGCCTACGGTACTAATTACAACAATCATTGCATCAACGCTTGTCGCACTAATCTTTGTACCGATTTTACGCTACTTCTTAAGCAAACGATCGAAGAAGCCAATGTCAGATGCACCAGGGCTATTAGGAAAACCGCTAAATAAACTAGCTGATGTTTATGCCGATAAGCTTCTAAAGAATTTTTCTAAAAAACCGATCCTTGTTTCTATTCTTGGCCTCGTTCTTACAACCGCCATTTTTGGGTTAGTTGTGTTAACACCGTTTGAATTCTTCCCGGCAGCAGATAAGGAAGAAGTAACGGTTGATATTACCCTACCAATTGGAACCCCAATTGAGGAAACGCACGATACGCTTCAAGAAATTGAAGACAGATTAAAAACAGATGACGGCGTTTATGAAACAAGCGTCTTTACCGGTACAGGTACGCCGGGACTCTTTAATAGTTCCCTAACGAGCACCGGTGAAAATACTGGCCAAATCGTCGCTCGCGTTGATCGTGAGAATCAAACGACGCAAGGTCTCATTGACGATTGGACAGATAAATTAAGAAATGAATATCCAGATGCAGAGATCTTTATGGAAACGATCCAACAGGGTCCTCCAGCAGGTGCACCTGTGACCGTCACCGTCTCTGGACCAGAAATAGATAAGCTAATTGAACTTCGAGATAACCTAAAAAATGAAATTGAAGGACTTGAAACGGACCTTGTCGTCGATGACGTTGGTGACTTTGAACCTTCAGTTGAATACGTTCCAGACCGTGATGCCCTTGAAGAAAACGGCATTACAGTTAATCAAGTTAGTCAGCAAATTCGTCTAGCAACAGCAGGCATTCCACTAAAAGCATTTGATAACGGCGTCGTGAAACGCGACATGAACATCGTGCTTGAAGGAAGCGAAGATGAAGTTGATCTCTCAAACCTTGAGCTTCCTGCTGCTTCCGCTTCTTCAGGCGGACCTCCTGAACTGATTTCGTTAGATGAGCTTGTCACAACAAAAGAAAGTGAACAAATTCAAAAGATTCCTCACATTGATGGCGAACGCTCGATTACGCTTCGTGCCTTCCCGAAAGACGAGGAGAATTACAAAGAAAATGTAACGGAGATTGTGGAAGATCAGCGTGACCAGCTTGATGATGCTGATTACAGCATGACACTTGGCGGTGAAAATGAAGCACAAAATGATTTCTTTGCGGAAATTACGGTTCTCTTCATTATCGTTCTGTTCTTAGTGTATCTGTTAATCGCGCTACAATTTAATTCACTATCGCTACCGTTCCTTGTACTCGTTGCCGTATACCTTGCGATCGCAGGTGCCATCCTTGGTCTATTCGTAACGCAAACGCCAATTAGTTTCCTTGGCGTGATGGGAATGGTGTCACTCACAGGTATTGTCGTTCGTAACTCGGTTGTGCTTATTGAGTTTATTGAACAAGCCATTAAGAAAGGCATGGATGTGAAAGAAGCTGTCATTGAATCTGGACGTGTACGTCTTCGCCCAATTATTCTTACAGCCATCACATCAATCGTTGCCTTAATCCCAGTTGCGGTAAGTGGCGATGCGCTCTTTACACCACTTGCGGTTACGATCATTTCAGGTATCCTCTTCTCAGCTGTACTCACACTGATCATGGTGCCGATGCTTTACCTCGTGTTCTATCGATTTAGAAGAAAGAAACCAGCGCAAGAAGAAATGTAA
- a CDS encoding TetR/AcrR family transcriptional regulator encodes MDKRKAILEAAVELIAEQGYTHTSMQQIADSVGVSKGSLYTFFPSKEDLIISIYEHYQQLVFERAFVVGLDGNLPPYERFAKQFQVQFEGILEYKAYMKMHMRGESAQSSEKLEGMGHRMRGRLFSWLERNLIDLYGSEIEPYKWDLMWMTQSIYTSYTGLMISSENELAPDQLGKHIVRQIDILAKDYLAGKSNPLLDDEMMRPFSVGMDREGAFTSFEKRENAWKSLYESIHQLDQSHYYLEVTDRISEESRKSNPDEIVMRGLFQLLKADEELNEKAQLLEMQLLSESKH; translated from the coding sequence ATGGATAAACGAAAGGCAATATTAGAGGCGGCAGTTGAATTGATCGCAGAGCAAGGCTATACCCACACGTCCATGCAGCAAATTGCGGATAGTGTCGGTGTGTCTAAGGGATCGCTTTATACATTTTTTCCGTCAAAAGAAGATTTAATCATTTCGATTTATGAACATTACCAACAGCTTGTATTTGAACGGGCTTTTGTCGTGGGGTTAGATGGGAATCTACCCCCATATGAACGGTTCGCAAAACAGTTTCAAGTTCAATTTGAAGGTATATTAGAATATAAAGCGTATATGAAAATGCACATGCGGGGAGAGTCTGCCCAAAGCAGCGAGAAGCTAGAAGGAATGGGGCATCGCATGAGAGGACGCCTGTTTAGCTGGTTAGAGCGAAATTTAATCGATTTATATGGAAGCGAGATTGAACCATACAAATGGGATTTAATGTGGATGACGCAATCCATCTACACGTCATATACCGGCTTAATGATTTCTTCTGAAAATGAACTCGCCCCTGATCAACTTGGTAAACACATTGTCAGGCAGATTGATATTCTAGCAAAAGATTATCTTGCTGGAAAAAGTAATCCTCTTCTTGATGATGAGATGATGCGTCCGTTCTCTGTTGGAATGGATCGCGAAGGCGCATTTACCTCATTTGAAAAAAGAGAAAACGCATGGAAAAGTCTTTATGAAAGCATTCATCAGCTCGATCAGTCGCACTACTATCTTGAAGTGACCGATCGTATTTCTGAAGAATCCAGGAAATCAAATCCTGATGAAATTGTGATGAGAGGCCTGTTTCAGTTGTTGAAAGCGGATGAAGAACTAAATGAGAAAGCACAACTATTAGAAATGCAGCTCTTGTCTGAATCAAAACATTAG
- a CDS encoding immune inhibitor A domain-containing protein, with the protein MLKGKNVLSMAMIAALTLSAFSTPSASAAVQTDTTPVKQEVKKEAVHKEGPFDLAIANEEKLIEMLKESGKISKNASAEDAEQALESFLEKKSESLQEKDSSGELEDEKLEVEADINEKLKNGNKDKAKGKYSKGGKNLAPVVEEEYDGDVRSDNVLVLLVEFPDFPHNSIQPEESDMYYEDYVKEHYQDMIFGEDGYEGPNGENLVSMKQFYEEQSDGAYTVNGEVAGWYMASKNAAEYGGNFPTEDDSDKDARGLVKEALTAAAADPDLNLADYDQEDRYDLDGDGDFREPDGLVDHLMVVHSAVGEEAGGGQLGPDAIWSHRWNLGGIFPIEGSPEPEVDYWGEGSMYAYDYTIEPADGAAGVFAHEYGHDLGLPDEYDTQYSGEGEAVAYWSIMASGSWAGKVPGTEPTGFSAWSKEFLQASQDGNWLKYDEVDLEDIDKKGLEVYLDQANTKGTNLDALRINLPDKETVINEPFSGDYEYFSGSDNDLDNSAVMNVDLSSAASAELTFKTWYDIEEDWDYGSIQVSEDGENWNTIPGNITTQTNPHDSNPGDGITGKSDGWIDASFDLSAYAGKDVQVKINYWTDGAAINPGFYVDDVRVTADGNELFFDNAEGEPKVDLQGFTKDDGIKVSEHYYLLEWRNHQGVDKGLDHISRGASLMSYDPGLIVWYADNKYSDNWTGIHPGEGYLGVVDADQHELFWSDGTVAQTRYQIHDAAFSLRKDEKMFIDYSELLGRTLTDKKNQFVKEFNDKKSYLNEAIPDAGRNVPQYGLKFKVTGEAKDRSVGRVLITKK; encoded by the coding sequence ATTTTGAAAGGGAAAAACGTATTGTCGATGGCGATGATTGCCGCGTTAACGCTAAGTGCATTTTCAACACCTAGCGCAAGCGCAGCGGTTCAAACCGACACAACTCCAGTAAAGCAGGAAGTGAAGAAAGAAGCAGTACATAAGGAAGGACCATTTGATCTCGCGATTGCGAATGAAGAGAAATTGATTGAGATGCTAAAAGAGTCCGGCAAAATCTCAAAGAATGCTTCAGCAGAGGATGCCGAACAAGCATTGGAAAGTTTTCTGGAAAAGAAATCAGAATCACTTCAAGAAAAGGATTCTAGTGGTGAATTAGAAGATGAGAAGCTTGAGGTTGAAGCTGATATTAATGAAAAATTAAAAAATGGCAACAAGGATAAAGCGAAGGGGAAATATAGTAAAGGTGGTAAAAACCTTGCACCGGTTGTTGAAGAAGAATATGACGGAGACGTTCGATCAGATAACGTCCTCGTTCTGCTTGTTGAATTCCCAGATTTTCCTCATAACAGCATCCAGCCAGAAGAATCGGACATGTACTATGAGGACTATGTGAAAGAACATTATCAAGATATGATTTTCGGCGAAGACGGGTATGAAGGGCCGAATGGGGAAAACCTCGTATCTATGAAGCAATTCTATGAAGAGCAAAGCGATGGCGCTTATACCGTGAATGGTGAGGTTGCTGGTTGGTATATGGCATCTAAAAATGCGGCTGAATACGGTGGGAACTTTCCTACTGAAGATGATAGTGATAAGGATGCACGTGGACTTGTGAAGGAAGCTCTTACTGCAGCCGCTGCAGACCCGGATTTAAATCTAGCAGACTATGATCAGGAAGATCGTTATGACCTTGATGGCGACGGAGACTTCCGTGAGCCGGACGGTTTAGTTGATCACTTAATGGTTGTTCACTCGGCTGTTGGGGAAGAAGCAGGCGGAGGCCAACTTGGACCTGACGCGATCTGGTCCCACCGTTGGAATCTTGGAGGGATTTTCCCAATTGAAGGATCTCCAGAACCAGAAGTCGATTACTGGGGTGAAGGCTCAATGTATGCGTACGACTACACAATCGAGCCTGCCGACGGCGCTGCCGGCGTATTTGCGCACGAATATGGTCATGATTTAGGTCTACCTGATGAATATGATACGCAGTACTCAGGTGAAGGAGAAGCGGTTGCTTACTGGTCCATTATGGCTAGCGGTAGCTGGGCAGGAAAAGTTCCAGGCACGGAACCGACTGGTTTTAGTGCATGGTCGAAGGAGTTTCTACAAGCTTCTCAAGATGGAAACTGGTTGAAGTATGATGAAGTAGATTTAGAAGACATTGATAAAAAAGGTTTAGAAGTTTATCTTGATCAGGCGAATACGAAAGGGACAAACCTTGATGCGCTTCGTATTAACCTGCCAGATAAAGAAACGGTCATTAACGAACCATTCAGTGGTGACTATGAATATTTCAGTGGAAGCGACAATGATTTAGACAATTCGGCTGTCATGAATGTCGATCTCTCAAGTGCTGCATCTGCAGAGTTAACGTTCAAAACATGGTATGACATTGAAGAAGACTGGGATTATGGTTCCATTCAAGTGAGTGAAGACGGTGAGAATTGGAATACAATTCCTGGTAACATTACAACACAAACCAATCCACACGATAGTAACCCGGGTGACGGCATTACGGGTAAATCAGATGGATGGATTGATGCTTCCTTTGATTTAAGTGCTTATGCTGGTAAAGACGTTCAGGTGAAAATCAATTACTGGACTGATGGTGCAGCAATTAACCCTGGTTTTTATGTGGATGATGTTCGCGTAACGGCGGATGGCAATGAGCTTTTCTTTGATAATGCTGAAGGAGAGCCAAAGGTTGATCTACAAGGATTTACGAAAGATGATGGTATTAAAGTATCTGAACACTATTATCTTCTTGAATGGAGAAACCACCAGGGTGTTGATAAAGGGTTGGATCACATTTCACGCGGTGCAAGTCTGATGTCTTATGATCCAGGTTTAATTGTTTGGTATGCGGATAATAAATACTCTGATAACTGGACAGGCATTCACCCAGGAGAAGGCTACCTTGGCGTAGTTGATGCTGACCAACATGAATTGTTCTGGAGTGATGGCACAGTAGCGCAAACGCGTTATCAAATCCATGATGCAGCATTCAGTCTCCGTAAAGATGAAAAAATGTTCATTGATTACAGCGAGCTTCTTGGCCGCACTCTAACTGACAAGAAGAACCAATTTGTAAAAGAATTCAATGATAAGAAGAGTTACTTAAACGAAGCGATTCCAGATGCTGGCCGTAATGTGCCACAATATGGATTGAAGTTTAAAGTAACAGGTGAAGCAAAAGATCGTTCTGTTGGACGAGTTCTAATTACAAAAAAATAA
- a CDS encoding DUF11 domain-containing protein: protein MPYIQRFTTTTDGAMTFTGNTLGLSKQNNTLAAGTQGSIGSFITLQNTGVPTYPTPPPGTTQNYTESLSSAILHINNVAGLSRVLYAELIWEGQYLTNNQDISGLIDNPIQFVDPSGNVYSIPPDPATSFEQVFNNGSETVGYYVRSRDVTSIVAAQLEGTYSAGAVPALLDPASNSNHAGWTLAVIYEDPTQPPRFMTLYVGLEAIISSGTPVDITITGFNTPVSGPINGRLLVSAGEGDASITGDQLLFGPTVPTLTTISGPNNPVNNFFGSQINNDAGNLDTSGTFGDRNANPFTATNINAGRQGWDITNVDVSFALINNQTSAVVRLTTAGDGYAVNALGVQFDVNAPVFETVKSATPSSVNVGEIITYNVSITNTGLVPAEVVLFDDFLITPGGTFVPGSLIINGIPNPGDPTVAPIPLGTIDPDQSVEISFQIQVTSLPEGSILSDTTELFFQFESSPGGPVFEGVSISNLVDVLVQSPIPPIPSVPVNYIGRCKKCQKKKSGCRQCRRCL, encoded by the coding sequence ATGCCATATATTCAACGTTTTACAACAACAACTGATGGCGCGATGACGTTTACCGGAAACACACTGGGATTAAGTAAGCAAAATAATACATTAGCCGCAGGAACACAAGGCTCAATTGGTTCTTTTATTACATTGCAAAATACAGGTGTCCCTACTTACCCTACTCCCCCTCCTGGTACGACACAAAATTATACTGAGAGTTTATCATCTGCTATTTTGCATATAAACAACGTTGCCGGATTAAGTAGAGTTCTCTATGCTGAATTAATATGGGAGGGACAGTATCTCACTAATAACCAGGACATCTCTGGTTTAATTGATAATCCCATTCAATTCGTCGATCCTTCCGGCAATGTTTATAGCATTCCCCCCGATCCAGCGACCTCGTTTGAGCAAGTCTTTAATAACGGTTCTGAAACAGTAGGTTATTATGTAAGGTCTCGGGATGTAACGAGTATCGTGGCTGCTCAATTAGAAGGCACTTATTCTGCAGGAGCTGTACCTGCATTATTAGATCCTGCTTCGAACTCCAATCATGCTGGCTGGACGCTCGCTGTCATTTATGAAGATCCGACACAGCCTCCAAGATTTATGACTCTCTATGTCGGGCTTGAAGCGATTATTTCTTCTGGCACTCCAGTAGACATTACGATAACGGGCTTTAACACGCCGGTTTCTGGCCCCATTAATGGCCGACTGTTAGTCAGTGCTGGTGAAGGAGATGCTTCCATTACGGGTGATCAGCTACTGTTTGGTCCAACCGTTCCTACATTAACGACAATTTCAGGACCGAATAACCCTGTAAACAACTTTTTCGGGTCCCAAATTAACAATGATGCCGGTAACTTAGATACTTCAGGAACTTTTGGAGATCGGAACGCTAATCCTTTTACAGCAACCAACATCAATGCTGGTCGACAAGGATGGGATATTACGAATGTTGATGTCTCCTTCGCCCTCATCAATAACCAGACTTCTGCCGTTGTCCGATTAACAACAGCGGGTGATGGTTACGCTGTAAATGCTTTAGGTGTTCAATTTGATGTAAATGCACCTGTTTTTGAAACGGTTAAATCAGCTACGCCTTCCTCTGTAAACGTGGGAGAAATCATCACCTACAATGTATCGATTACAAATACTGGGCTTGTACCAGCAGAAGTCGTTCTCTTTGATGACTTTTTAATTACGCCAGGCGGAACTTTTGTACCAGGTTCACTAATTATCAATGGAATACCAAATCCAGGAGACCCAACGGTAGCTCCTATTCCTCTTGGAACAATAGATCCAGATCAATCCGTCGAAATTTCGTTTCAGATCCAAGTCACTTCTTTACCGGAGGGATCCATTTTATCGGATACAACCGAACTGTTCTTCCAATTTGAGAGCTCTCCTGGTGGTCCGGTATTTGAAGGCGTTAGTATTAGTAATCTCGTTGATGTGCTCGTTCAATCGCCAATTCCCCCGATTCCAAGTGTACCAGTCAACTATATTGGACGTTGTAAGAAGTGCCAGAAGAAAAAATCAGGCTGTCGTCAGTGTAGACGCTGTCTGTAA
- a CDS encoding MerR family transcriptional regulator, whose product MYKIGEFASLTGLSKETLRYYAEVNLLEPAYMDPINKYRYYDDGSYFLALLLGKLRRFGFTIQEMKSVMEDESFAHLEDLLRHKKANIENKINELQLQVNEIEEFLRSGRGNE is encoded by the coding sequence ATGTACAAAATCGGTGAGTTCGCTTCATTAACGGGTTTGAGTAAGGAAACGCTTCGCTATTATGCAGAAGTGAATTTGTTAGAGCCTGCCTATATGGATCCTATCAACAAGTATAGATACTATGATGATGGTAGCTATTTTCTAGCGCTTTTATTAGGTAAGCTTCGGCGCTTTGGATTTACAATTCAAGAAATGAAATCTGTGATGGAAGATGAGTCGTTTGCTCATTTAGAGGATCTCTTGCGTCATAAAAAAGCGAACATCGAAAATAAAATCAATGAGCTTCAACTTCAAGTAAATGAGATTGAGGAGTTTCTTAGATCAGGGAGGGGAAATGAATGA
- a CDS encoding SRPBCC family protein, with the protein MIQWQEEKTIEAPIETVWGLFKDEHIKAIMPKVEEHVLIEKEEHEVGAKHRQTYREGKRLETYTVETLAYEDHETLKVKRICFVLGKAFEITLGFTLEKMGENQTKFIYEGHNKGVNFVGRAMLKLSRPKDQMNVVQEFMDRVESEAKKRA; encoded by the coding sequence ATGATTCAATGGCAAGAAGAAAAGACGATTGAAGCACCGATCGAAACGGTTTGGGGATTATTTAAAGACGAGCATATTAAAGCGATTATGCCTAAGGTTGAAGAGCATGTGTTAATTGAAAAAGAAGAGCATGAAGTAGGTGCAAAGCATCGCCAAACATATCGTGAAGGAAAAAGACTGGAAACGTACACGGTTGAAACGCTTGCATACGAAGATCACGAAACGCTTAAAGTGAAACGCATTTGCTTTGTTTTAGGAAAGGCGTTTGAAATCACGCTTGGCTTTACGTTGGAAAAGATGGGGGAAAACCAAACGAAATTCATTTATGAAGGACATAATAAAGGAGTGAATTTTGTAGGTAGAGCGATGCTGAAGTTAAGCCGACCGAAGGATCAAATGAACGTTGTGCAAGAGTTTATGGATCGAGTGGAAAGCGAAGCAAAGAAGAGGGCTTAG
- a CDS encoding TetR/AcrR family transcriptional regulator, producing MQSLFLPNAKGFVPMIKVRYDQVYTDSTIVIITTKHYKEAKGDTMNDRKQHVIKMAHQLFIERGFQSTSIQDILEYSGISKGTFYNYFSSKNELLIALFKALYESMERKRDELLIGQDPSDLTIFKKQIELQMNTNKKNKLITLFEEVFVSNDEDLKHFLREGQKRMLRWVYNRFLELFGEEKQPYLLDGAIMFLGILHHNVKYYSIANGASADIYPVVEYSVDRMVTIVEDASITDQQLNKPEQMDDWFPEGNQLFHSNLVSTIRLLKADLAESNNEAIERLDFVKDELLHSKKSRKFLIESVLCSLRDDPKLDQTTVKHLDELVGNYFK from the coding sequence TTGCAATCATTATTTCTTCCCAATGCAAAAGGATTTGTTCCAATGATAAAAGTAAGGTATGATCAGGTTTATACCGACAGTACAATAGTAATCATAACGACTAAACACTATAAAGAAGCAAAAGGTGATACGATGAACGATCGCAAACAGCACGTTATTAAAATGGCGCATCAGCTTTTCATAGAAAGAGGCTTCCAGTCTACTTCCATACAAGACATTTTAGAGTATAGCGGTATTTCAAAAGGAACGTTTTATAACTACTTCTCATCAAAAAACGAATTGTTAATCGCTCTGTTTAAAGCACTTTATGAATCGATGGAGCGAAAGCGGGATGAACTGCTTATCGGTCAGGACCCATCAGACCTTACGATTTTCAAGAAACAAATTGAACTGCAAATGAATACAAATAAAAAAAACAAGCTCATTACCCTGTTTGAGGAAGTGTTTGTTTCAAATGATGAGGACTTAAAACACTTCCTTCGAGAAGGTCAAAAACGAATGCTTCGATGGGTTTACAACCGGTTTCTTGAGCTATTTGGGGAAGAAAAACAACCGTACTTATTGGATGGGGCGATCATGTTTTTGGGGATCCTTCACCATAATGTAAAGTATTATTCGATCGCAAATGGAGCAAGTGCAGATATTTATCCAGTCGTGGAATACAGCGTTGATCGGATGGTTACGATCGTCGAAGATGCGTCAATCACAGATCAACAACTAAACAAACCAGAACAGATGGACGACTGGTTTCCCGAGGGTAACCAATTGTTTCACTCTAACCTCGTAAGTACCATTCGTTTATTAAAAGCTGATCTGGCAGAATCAAATAATGAAGCAATTGAACGATTAGATTTTGTAAAGGACGAGCTTCTCCATTCCAAGAAATCCCGTAAGTTTCTCATCGAGAGCGTTCTTTGTTCGCTCAGAGATGATCCGAAACTTGACCAAACAACTGTTAAACACCTTGATGAGTTAGTTGGCAACTATTTTAAGTAA